A single Pantoea rwandensis DNA region contains:
- the gapA gene encoding glyceraldehyde-3-phosphate dehydrogenase yields the protein MTIKVGINGFGRIGRIVFRAAQQRSDIEIVAINDLLDADYMAYMLKYDSTHGRFDGTVEVKDGALIVNGKKIRVTAEKDPANLKWDEVGVDVVAEATGIFLTDETARKHIQAGAKKVVLTGPSKDATPMFVRGANFEKYAGQDIVSNASCTTNCLAPLAKVINDHFGIVEGLMTTVHATTATQKTVDGPSHKDWRGGRGAAQNIIPSSTGAAKAVGVVLPELNGKLTGMAFRVPTPNVSVVDLTVRLEKPATYKEICAVIKAESEGKMKGVLGYIEDDVVSTDFNGETLTSVFDAKAGIALNDNFVKLVSWYDNETGYSHKVLDLIALVASK from the coding sequence ATGACTATCAAAGTAGGTATCAACGGTTTTGGCCGTATCGGTCGCATCGTTTTCCGTGCTGCACAGCAGCGTTCTGACATCGAAATCGTTGCAATCAACGACCTGCTCGACGCGGATTACATGGCTTACATGCTGAAGTATGACTCTACGCACGGTCGTTTCGACGGTACCGTAGAAGTTAAAGACGGCGCGCTGATTGTTAACGGCAAAAAAATCCGTGTTACTGCTGAGAAAGACCCGGCTAACCTGAAATGGGATGAAGTGGGCGTTGACGTTGTTGCTGAAGCAACCGGTATCTTCCTGACCGACGAAACCGCACGCAAACACATTCAGGCTGGTGCGAAGAAAGTGGTTCTGACCGGTCCTTCTAAAGATGCGACCCCAATGTTCGTACGTGGCGCTAACTTTGAAAAATATGCTGGCCAGGACATCGTTTCTAACGCGTCTTGCACCACTAACTGCCTGGCACCACTGGCTAAAGTGATCAACGACCACTTCGGTATCGTTGAAGGTCTGATGACTACTGTTCACGCGACTACCGCTACTCAGAAAACCGTTGATGGCCCGTCTCACAAAGACTGGCGCGGCGGCCGCGGCGCAGCACAGAACATCATCCCATCTTCTACCGGTGCTGCGAAGGCAGTCGGCGTGGTTCTGCCAGAGCTGAACGGTAAACTGACCGGTATGGCGTTCCGCGTTCCTACCCCGAACGTGTCTGTTGTTGACCTGACTGTACGTCTGGAAAAACCAGCAACTTACAAAGAAATCTGTGCCGTAATCAAAGCTGAATCTGAAGGCAAGATGAAAGGTGTTCTGGGCTACATCGAAGACGACGTTGTATCAACCGACTTCAACGGCGAAACCCTGACTTCAGTATTCGATGCTAAAGCCGGTATCGCACTGAACGACAACTTCGTGAAACTGGTTTCATGGTACGACAACGAAACTGGTTACTCACACAAAGTTCTGGATCTGATTGCACTGGTTGCTTCTAAGTAA
- a CDS encoding MipA/OmpV family protein, with protein MNQFKLKALACVVPCYFAAFSTHAEPLSLGASVIYAQSPYRGGQDRYIPIPVINYEGENFWFRSLQGGYYLWKDQQNQLSLTLLGSPQQYDPKDNDLGDMKALDKRRMTVMAGASYRHVADWGIVRTALLGDVLNNSNGIIWDLTYLYRFDFGAFSLTPGIGAMWNSANQNRYYYGVSSHESARTGIAEYQPDDSWSPYVEMNASYQISDSWNASLSGRYTRFDSEIKDSPMVDKSGQFTLWTGISYSF; from the coding sequence GTGAACCAATTCAAACTTAAAGCGCTTGCTTGTGTTGTTCCTTGTTATTTTGCGGCGTTCAGCACTCATGCAGAACCCTTATCACTCGGGGCTTCAGTTATTTATGCCCAGTCACCTTATCGCGGTGGGCAGGACCGATACATCCCCATCCCGGTCATCAATTATGAAGGCGAAAACTTCTGGTTCCGTAGCCTGCAAGGTGGCTATTACCTGTGGAAAGATCAGCAGAATCAACTGTCGTTAACGCTGCTGGGTTCACCACAGCAGTACGATCCTAAAGATAATGATTTGGGGGACATGAAGGCACTGGATAAGCGTCGGATGACCGTGATGGCGGGTGCCAGCTATCGCCATGTTGCCGATTGGGGCATTGTGCGTACTGCGCTGCTGGGCGATGTGCTGAACAACAGTAATGGCATCATCTGGGATCTTACCTATCTGTATCGCTTCGATTTTGGCGCGTTTAGCCTGACACCAGGCATCGGTGCAATGTGGAACAGCGCCAACCAAAACCGCTACTACTATGGCGTGTCTTCGCATGAAAGCGCACGGACAGGTATTGCTGAATATCAACCGGACGACAGCTGGTCACCCTATGTGGAAATGAACGCCAGCTACCAGATTAGCGACAGCTGGAACGCCAGTTTGTCCGGGCGTTACACCCGTTTTGACAGCGAAATCAAAGACAGTCCGATGGTGGACAAAAGTGGCCAGTTCACCCTCTGGACCGGCATCAGCTACAGTTTCTAA
- a CDS encoding aldo/keto reductase: MKTIQFRGEPALPAIGQGTWYMGENAALRRQEVSALQAGLDLGLQLIDTAEMYAEGGAEEVVGEALRGRRHQAWLVSKVYPWNAGEVDAIEACERSLKRLETDYLDLYLLHWRGNVPLEETIHAMETLQQQGKIRHWGVSNFDTDDLQELWSEPGGENCSTNQVLYHLASRGIEYDLFAACQQRDMPIMAYCPLAQAGRLRQSLFEDPHLHQIAQQKGISVAQLLLAWVIRRPGVIAIPKASSQQHVAENAAALDLHLSVDELAVIDRAFPAPQHKTGLDVV; this comes from the coding sequence ATGAAGACAATTCAATTTCGTGGAGAACCAGCATTACCTGCCATTGGGCAAGGAACGTGGTACATGGGGGAGAATGCAGCGCTGCGTCGTCAGGAAGTCTCGGCATTACAGGCTGGATTGGATTTGGGCTTGCAACTGATTGATACCGCGGAAATGTATGCAGAAGGCGGCGCGGAAGAGGTGGTGGGCGAAGCGTTACGCGGACGCCGCCATCAGGCCTGGCTGGTGTCAAAAGTCTATCCGTGGAATGCCGGCGAAGTGGATGCTATTGAGGCCTGCGAGCGCAGCTTAAAGCGCTTAGAGACCGATTACCTTGATCTCTATCTGCTGCATTGGCGCGGTAATGTGCCACTGGAGGAGACGATTCATGCCATGGAAACCTTGCAACAGCAGGGAAAAATACGGCATTGGGGCGTATCCAATTTCGATACTGACGATCTGCAAGAACTGTGGAGCGAGCCGGGCGGTGAAAACTGCTCGACTAATCAGGTGCTGTATCACCTGGCATCACGAGGAATCGAATACGATTTATTCGCGGCATGCCAGCAACGTGATATGCCGATCATGGCGTATTGCCCTCTGGCACAGGCGGGACGTTTGCGTCAGTCACTGTTTGAAGATCCCCATTTGCACCAAATTGCACAACAGAAGGGCATCAGCGTGGCGCAATTGCTGCTCGCGTGGGTGATTCGTCGGCCAGGCGTGATCGCCATTCCCAAGGCCAGCAGCCAACAACACGTGGCGGAAAATGCGGCTGCGTTAGACCTGCATTTGAGTGTTGATGAGTTGGCGGTCATTGACCGGGCGTTTCCAGCACCGCAACATAAAACGGGCTTAGACGTGGTATAG
- a CDS encoding D-hexose-6-phosphate mutarotase gives MQDTLYSLPVVNQITPYLTQRQMGDLPIVVVSHPKVRAAIALQGAHLLSWQPSGQQPVIWLSEKTPFATGKAIRGGVPICWPWFGPAGEPAHGFARNQPWTLTAHDENEDAVMLTFTLESNAQTKKLWPHDFTLLARFRIAEHCEIELEAWGDYEATAALHTYFQIADIAQVEVSGLGNSYIDKVNANTVGSSADGKQTYPDRVDRIHTAAEDCSVIHDIAGKRQIEVYHHYQSDVVTWNPGPELSCSMADMPNEGYKTMVCVETARINKAMKSAGESPARLGTTLRVRNK, from the coding sequence ATGCAAGATACGCTTTATAGTTTGCCGGTGGTGAATCAGATCACCCCATATCTGACGCAACGCCAGATGGGCGATTTGCCCATCGTCGTTGTGAGCCATCCCAAGGTGCGTGCGGCGATTGCGCTGCAAGGCGCGCATCTGCTCTCATGGCAGCCCAGCGGCCAGCAGCCGGTGATTTGGTTAAGCGAGAAGACGCCGTTTGCCACAGGCAAAGCGATTCGCGGTGGTGTGCCCATTTGCTGGCCATGGTTTGGACCTGCAGGTGAACCGGCGCACGGTTTCGCCCGTAATCAACCCTGGACGCTTACCGCACACGATGAGAACGAAGATGCGGTAATGCTGACGTTCACGCTGGAAAGCAACGCACAAACGAAAAAGTTGTGGCCACATGATTTCACCCTGCTGGCCCGTTTCCGTATCGCCGAGCATTGTGAAATCGAGTTGGAAGCCTGGGGCGATTATGAAGCCACCGCAGCCTTGCACACCTACTTCCAGATCGCCGATATTGCTCAGGTTGAAGTGAGTGGCTTAGGAAATAGCTATATCGACAAGGTGAATGCTAATACGGTGGGCAGTTCGGCTGATGGCAAGCAAACCTACCCAGATCGCGTCGATCGGATTCACACGGCTGCCGAGGATTGCAGTGTGATTCATGACATCGCGGGTAAACGTCAGATTGAAGTGTATCACCACTATCAAAGTGACGTTGTCACATGGAACCCAGGGCCGGAATTGTCTTGTAGCATGGCGGATATGCCTAATGAGGGTTACAAAACCATGGTCTGCGTAGAAACGGCTCGCATCAACAAGGCGATGAAAAGTGCCGGGGAATCCCCTGCTCGCCTAGGTACCACCCTGCGCGTGCGCAATAAGTAG